The Macadamia integrifolia cultivar HAES 741 chromosome 4, SCU_Mint_v3, whole genome shotgun sequence genome contains the following window.
TTATAGACCAAagcattttaaaatttaaattttagaagTCACATAGCAACTCCCATAGAGAGACCTTGTGTGTAATTTGGGAAACATGATGACCGAGTATAATTTACTAgtagttttaaaacttgggagttttgttttcaatgaaaaaagaaatccaaattgaaaaataacatgaagcCATTTAGATAGTTTGGTGTTGGTTTTATTTGGTTCGATCCAGTGTCAGATTATTTTGGTTTTCAATTTGGGCCAGTTTCAGTTCAAAGTCGCGCTACCCCAGTTCAAAACATGATCCGATAGGCCATAACGATTtcgattcagtttggtttcagtcAATTTCGATCTGCCTAACCAGTTCAGTCCCagttttgatgccctaatacgCGATACGAAAACAGGGGTAAAATCATCCGATCCAAACCAATATGGTCGATCTATGTCGATATCTTGATACCATGAACTTAAAAACCATGCTATATAGGTGTGAagcagggtcgggttgggcggagtttcttaaaacccaatccaaccctaaATATCCAAATCTCAACCCATGCCAACCTAATCATGCCGAGTTCATGCTCAGGCCCAACCTTGTCAGGCTCAAGGTTGGTCGGATTGACCCTGGCTGGTCctgtattttattattattatttttttcctacaaagGGTCACAAATGTTAAACCTATACTTATCAAAGTGGGGAAGTGGGAGATGTTAAGACTATGGCAAGCCCTTGTTGACCCCTAATCTATAAATTTGCAGCATGTCAATTGGTTATAAGATGAACCTTTTGATCATCTGATATCATCACATTTCCAGAAATTAGACAAACCAAATTTTAGCCTAATTTTTCATGATTGCTATTGTATTtaaagttcatatcaatacatAATAGGAGACACAAAGACTGTCTAAAAGAAAATGGGGGAAATACTTTAGACATTTGGTCATCTTGGCTCAATTGGTAAGAGTATGTGGCTTGTATAGCACATGGTGTGGGTTGAAAACATAGAGAACAAAACTTAACCAATGTATAGTGACAAATAAACTCCCGAATCATTATTCACATTCACAAAATATACTAttaccagaagaaaaaaaaaacatgatctTTGAGATGGacaaataggagagagaattttgggAGAAGGATCAGTCAAgagtttgtgttttttttattataaagagAAAAGGGGTTACGGAACTAGggtttaaaaatatattaaatactAAGGAAAGGTTAACACTATTgctaaacacaataatagacCATGGTTAAAATTGGGTCTGATTGGGTCAAGCTGGGCTGAGCCAAGTTTACCCTCATAACCAGATGAGACAAGGTTCGAGCTTAGGGCGGATTTGGGCCATCATGGCCAAACTTACACTCCTAATGGTATATATCTATTTGTAATAAAGGTGTTAATCGGTTAGATTTTGGTTTAAACGATGtggatcggtttggttcacatttatctgactaaaaccataaccgcaccatttactaaacggttccactttccgAAACCatgaccatttagtaaacggtttcggtttccacggtttctaaacgatgtcggtttcacgattttaaatggtttcgatttcgatttattccatacggtttgtaaaacggttcacaatcgatttgttataacttgcaaccatctctaaactgaagatcataagcttatcaaaaaataattggcaatcACAAATAAGATATtatatattaacgatggtatgtcttaatttgataacctagtgctatttctttgcatggccattcttaaacatttagaactaatatcatacaacatccaaatctagCCTTaaacagcataaaatattaaaatgacaggtggtttaGCCAAAACACCCTATCTATGagaacataataacatagtaacatatatggattataagttcatgatctaaagcctaaacttgaactgaattccAATATATCATACCAAAGCaagatggacacttaatttaattgttaattgatatacggattactgccccttatttaattgttatacggattaatcggatcagtttaaatggttttaaacggtttcaattcagtttgaatTCAACAGGTTCCGCGGTTAAAACTGATccgacccatttaactaatcgacctaaaacttgaaaccataactacaccatttactaaacggttttgcgatTTCGATATAAATGGATCAATTCAGTTTCGATAAATGggttcggttacaaattcacatccttaatttgTAATACCATAAGTGACTTCCGATTGTAATCAAGATTACCCTGAATCCCAAACCCAAGAGGTTAAAATAGTATCTGTTTCCTACTCACGTCCTACCATTGCCCAACTGGGTTAAGCTGCAAACGATCAAGTGGAACCGCCACATGTTAACAGTCTGTGGGTCCCCCatgcatggtttgaggaattggattcGGTTGGAATCGAAACCGACCCGGATCGGTGTCGAATTGGTATCGACCTTTGACCGATCACTTTCCGATTCCGAGTTCCCAAACCTTGGTCCTATGGCTCAGTGGGCAACAGAATATCATCGGTAGATCATCTCTTGCTTCATTCAAAGTAACTAGTGAAGAACTGAAATTACATAAGAGTCTTTGGCTCCAAATCCAGCTTGTTCACCGCACGAAAAATTTTGAGAGAAGCAGCGAAAGAATAAAATTGTGACTAGAGTCACTAGACAAAGAGTCTTCTACCTGACCCAGCTAAGCTAAATACTATGAGGAAAGATTTTGTTTCCTGATTGTAGTAGTTACAGACACTAGCTCTCCTATAACTTTAAGCTGCTTTCTGCTTTGGCTTTATCCTCTTGACCCTAGAGTACAAGAATACTCCTGCAAGAGCCACACCAGTTCCTGCAATCAAAGCCAACTGTTTCTTCAGAAAACAGGGAAGAAGGGAAACTATAGCAGGGGAAATCAAAGTTAACCACTGCTAAAGCATTTCTGAGTATAAGGGTTTACCAAGAGAATTGATGGGAGAGACTGGAGTCTGGAAGAAGAGAACTGAGGTCACAATGACCACAACCCGTTTCACACAGTTGCCCACAGAGTGTGTAACTGGGGACACCCTCTGTAATATCATATAAGAAACCTGCCAGAATCGAACCAATATAATCCTCAGCTCTAAATAACAGTACAATTATTGATTAACATTACAAATTAGATTAGCATaactgtattttttttcttttttttttttttggggggNNNNNNNNNNNNNNNNNNNNNNNNNNNNNNNNNNNNNNtggggtgggggggaagagGGGGAAACTAAAAGCTTCGGTTATGTTTAGAAGCTTTTGGTCTGCCTCAACAACAAATTTTCAAGATACGTTCTCTCTTCTCCATATCTTGTGTTTTGTGTTGCTACTGAAAACAAATACAGGGGCCAAGCAATAGGATCAGATATGTCAGATTTCTTGTTTAAAGAGTTCACACACAGTACTAAAGATGTGAGAGCTCATGGGCATGGCAGTTTAGTTGAGAAGTAAGCATAAGGTAGAGGGGCAGGACCAGGGAGAAGTTTATATATTAACCAACTTGTGCTGTTGGGTAATATGGTTATGGTTAGAGAAGCTAAAAGAACAAGAGGAAGATTCAATGACCAGGAGAGAAATAGTGAAACAAGACATGAATGGCGTTGGCTTAAAAACAGATAAGAATTGCCTATAAGATTAGTGTAGctgaccctatttagttgggtaAGGCTTATGAGCTGAGTTGAGGTTTTCAGTAATGAGAAATATATGCAAGAGTGGTGCAGTTCAAGCCTATCGATTGGGCTCTGAAACAGATTTCTTGGGGGGCCAAGGACAGCTATCGATCTTCCTTCTTTGTTAGAGATTTGAGAAGATACCTATTCAGCAAGGAGATATCGATTGAGCAATTTGAGGAGATTATtccagaattaaagtaggagaTTGAAGTTATTTAATCTTAAGCTTTACAAGGCATTCCATATTTTCTCATATTCAGATTTTCATATTGAAGTAGCAGCCATCAGATACATGCTAGCATTAGCAAACCAAAAGCATAAACACTCAGCGGCACAACCCCAGACTAGGAATATAAACAAAAGGAGCAAATCATGGAAAAACTTACCTGTTGATAAGCATGGTAACAGAGAGCAGCAAGTAGAGACCTCAGGCATACCTCTTTAACGTTCAATCCCTaagatgccaaaaaaaaaattcagaattcaGTTCAAGATGTCCTCATAATATGAAAGCAGATTATAAATATCATAGCAGTTTCTCATTTCTAAGATAGTACTCACAGCAGCCTGCATGTATGCAGGAGTAAACTTGACACCTTCCATGAGGAGAGTCAGTGGCAGACACATGATAAATGACATGATTGTTATTATTGAGAAAAGAGTGATATTGTCCATGGATTCCTGTTTAAGAATAGATTACAGATTAGAGGCCAAGTCTAACCAGAAAATATCTTAAACAAGCAAAAAGAGCAATAGCAAACGTGAGAAATAAAGGAATTGGCCAACGGAATTGTTTCAGCATCATTAGAAGCAAAGCATGCAAAATTTTCCCACTGAATAAGCACAACAGAAGTAACTGGTGGtgctaaagaaaaaatatttggggATAACAAGACTTGCATCTTGGATATATTGGTACCTCTTTCTTGACCATGACCTTTTTGCTGAGGACATTACGTGACTGGTTAGTCAGGTTGGAAGCCATTGCACTCCAAAACCCAGCCCTATTTCACCAAACAGAATCATGAGGTCAAAATCACTTCAACCATGTCTGAGAAACCATTACCAAATTCGAAATTGAAGTACTGTAGAATGAATATTTGACGCAGGAAGATGCACATGCTAGTCTACATTTCTAGGATAAGATAAACTTCAGACAGAACAGCTTACCAATTAAAAGAGGCTTCTGTTAGAGATGCCAATGCTACACCACCAACAATTGGTAGAAGGGAAACCACAACCCAGGCACTGGGTATCTGGATggacaaaatgataaaattagaCGAGGAACAACTTAAAACAATAAGACActagagagaaagaagaatactTACTGACATACAATACTCTTAACCAAGCAAAATAACCAAACTACAATAGACCACGAAGAATATAAATAATCCTTACCTCCCCAAGAAACAAAACAGAGAGAAGAACTGAGAAAAATGGTTCCATGGCTTTGATTGTGTGTGTGAAAGAAACAGCAACTTTTCCAAGACTCATGTTGGTGAAAAGGTTTCCCAATGAGTGAACCATGGCCAATGGTATGATTGCTACAAGCTGTGAATTGGACactcacagaaaaaaaaatatatcaaaacctCATGATACTACTCCGTCCATATGAGCGATTATCTGATGCAATATCAATATACCTGCGAACGACTAATTTTTGGTCTATTGTGTAGATTAAATGCCCACATTAAAATGACAAGCACAGTCCCTGTAAAGAATTGAAATGTGGAGACAGTTACTGGGAACGGATAAACCTTCAGAACCTGTACAAATAGGTAACATTAGTATTATTCCACTCTCTTTTTCCAGTAAGAAAACAGATGACAACCAGATTCAGGGCTTAATAGGTCAAGTTTTTCAgagaccccaaaaaaaaatcaattatcgCAAATGTTCGTCAAGACATCACAACACACAAGTAAATAACAATTCATCTATGATAACAAAGTAACTAGGAATATCAAACTTTCTTTAATAAAGAATCATAAGATCTACCTTTCACATTCTATTAAATATAAATTTCTGGTCATAATAAAGTACTAAACCATTAGTAGTTTAAAAGTTATGGATGACAGTAAAGAACAGAGagattcaaaaaggaaaaagggaaagagaatatAGAATCGGCTAAAAAGTTCAATTTTCCCACAAATACCAAATGCAAAATAAATAGATGTTGTAACAACAAAAAGTGAAGCGATAATACACCAaccgaaaggaaaaaaaaaacacctgtTTGTTGTAAATGTTGAAGTAGATGTTGAAAAGATACCAGAAACCAAAGAGAAGCCCAAGCTCCAACGTTTGGTTCAAACTGCTCGATCTCGCGCTTCCGCCAGCACTCTCGGGAATCGAAGTAGCCTCCACCTGAAATTCATTCTTCCCTCGATCGGAGACGAGAGGTGGAGCAGAAATCCAGCTTCTAAAAGGCGAAGAGGAACAAAGTGGCGAAGATCTATTAGCGGACGAGCCAGTGTCTCCATGAATGGGGTTCAGATCAAGCGATTTCTtagatgaagaaagagaaactgGATTGAATCTAAGATACGAACTACGATTTGTAAGTCTTTTGGTATTGAGAAATGGCGTcgtaggagaaagagaaaatttagaGCTCtgcatttttcttctctcaGTCGCGCGCGAGCGCGAGAAAGAACTAGCGAACGAGTGCGAGTGTATCGCAGGTTTCGGAAAAAGACTTGTATTTTgtgatttaaataaataaataaatcaaatgaAATTAATCCACCAACTTTTTCTCTCATTATAAGTTATAACACGTTAAAATGGTAATGACCTCATCGTAACACACATGAAAGCGGACTAAGCGAAAGCTCAGCCTTCGACCTTAATGGAGGGATCACTGTTTCGAATCTTATAATTTCAGGCCATGTTTGGTGGGAACTTTGGAAGTgtaatcaaatatgaaattgtaTTAGGGTATTATGCGTAATGATAATAATATTTCTATTTTAGGGAAGTGATGTAGGGGGTTATAGTGTGATGTAAGAAATATATTCGTGTCAAcgtggaataaaaaaaaaatttgaggttATTGTATGGATAAATTAAAAGTATATAGGTGTTAGTCATACAAACTATAAAGAACTTTGGTTGTGACGGTAGAGTTGATGgtctatttttataaattttaaatagagaaaagaacCCTGCATGATGCTTACATGTCTCTATCCTAGATGCAAGTAGACACATAAAGACAACAATGCCCCCTCCCAGCTGCATCTGTGTGACCTCTTATTGGTTTACATGTTAGCACAATGGTCGTCCAAGCGGACAAGATTCTTTTGCTCATTTGTAATACATAATATATAGGGTCTGGCTAGGCACAACCTAGGCCATGTTTGGGCTTAAGGCAAGCTCGGGTTGTGCAGGCCATTTTGGCATCCTTACTAAGATCATTCATTTTGCTCACTCCCTAGCCTCCATGCCTAATTCATACATCTAGTGGTTTGATAACATGCTAGGAAGCAATATTAACTGAGTATAACCTAAACTAATAATGGGGTTGTCCTCCCCTATTGAAATTGATATCTCTTAAGATCTCCTTTGAGGGACATCTTCTTAAGGAAGAACAACGTATAAAGCATCTAGCCCAACTTAAATAGACTTGAATTGCTAGATGAGACACAGTTCCGAATGACCCCCGTCATGCCTAGATATATTAGTGCAAGATTTACCATAAGAATGAAATATCGCTTTGAAGTGGAGATCTGGTTTTGAAGAAGATTCCCTAAACCCCCATAACAAAAAATCAACTAAGAAAATTTGAGTCAAACTAGGAAGAACCATATCCTGTAAGagtcaccatcaccatcaccatcaccatcgaATACCAAGAAAAGTGGAACGTTCAAGTTGTAAAACAAGGAAAAGGGAAATAAGTAGAATATGATGCCAGTTGGGTTCATTCTCATTGCTAATGAATCTGAAGGATGTGAAAACAGAATATGCATTCGGAATCTTCGTGGTGCCACTTTTGCCTTTTGTCTAATTTAATAGTTTGCTTGGAATAATGTGTTTGGTAAGAAGAAAAGTGAGCAAGCCCACAGTCACCCATGATTCATGAACGTAGCCGCGAATAGGGTCGTGTTCTACTTTGCAGCGGGCCCCACAATGCACTAGGGCTTTTAGCAGCATGGCagtctctttcaccaaattctgAAACTTCCCGATAAATGAAAGAACAATACGAGTAGCCAAACATGACTTCCTCAATCACCATCTGAATACCCGAGACTGGAATACTTAGActattattttcaaaaattaaagttatcaaatgaattttttacttATAAATTTTTATGAATGTTCGCAAtcaaacaattttaattttcaaacaaaaaaacctATTTACTGAATTatttcaataaatcaataagattttggaaaagaaaaaataccaaAGGCAGCTTAAGATATTTTATTTCACTGATTGAAGGTTTGAATTCAGAAGTCTAAATCAGCTTCCCATACATGAAGGTTTCGTGTATAATTTTTTGTGGCTCACACATTTTTCCGTTTACACAAATGTGCATTCATATGGGTATCAAAAATGTGTcatttgtggaaaaaaaaaaatacatgtttCATCACGAGACTATACATAAAAAGGTGTTAACATTCACGTTCAAACATGTGAGTAGCTGGTCATGTCTTgggtggactttttttttttttttgggtaaaatatgTTAAGAAATTTACAATCATAGTTTTAGTGCACAGTGTCCGATCAAGTATCGTTCACCTTCAAGAttgatatgataccaatacctaaaaccgtGTCACATTTCCATTTTGTTTCCAATTATATACTTGATccaatggcaaaaaaaaaaaaaaaaatctcattttacttATTATGGTCTCTATGTTTCTCAAACAACACTAATCCATCTCTATGGTCAATTATATTAATGTAATTAAGGTTAGGGTCCTCAGCTATTACCCCCAATCTAATTTGTTATGACttgtaaaattaaaattagtTAATTAATACACAATACTTTAAGATATAAAGTATTtgcaaatctaaaatttctcacAATTATAGAGCCAACGAAAAAGAGTGAAGCCTTTGAGtataagaaataaagaaaaaaattcaccaATCGAAAGGGTAAAAAGAAAAACCTGTTTGTTGTAAATGTTGAAGTAGATGTTGAAAAGAGTCCACATGCCGAACAGAAGCCCGATCTCCAAAGTTTTGATCAAACTACTCGATTTCGCGCTCTCGCCGCTCTCGCCAGCACTCTCGGGAACTGAAATAGCTTCCACCTGAAAATCCTTCTTCTTCCGATTGGAGACGAAAGGTGGAGCAGAAATCCAGTTTCTGAAACACGACGAGGAGCAGAGTGGCGATGATCTATGATCTGCCAAGCCAGAGTCGCCATGGATGGGGTTGAGATCAAGCGATTTCTTCGATGAAGAGAGTGAAATCGGATTGAATTTAAAGTACGATCTCCGATTTATAAGTTTTCTGGTATTGAGAAATTGCGTCGTGGGAGAGAGAGCAAATGCAGAGCTCTCCATTTTTTCTCcagtctagagagagagagagagagagagagaattaagtAACAGAAATATAAGGAAATGGAACATATAAAAAACTATACATTCCTCTGATGACGCCTATCTAATACTAATACCTACCCCTTTtaacaaaatctaaaaaaccctaaaaatgagAGAGACCAAGAGGAGTTGCCAAACCTGACTTCCTTTGCAGCCAACAGAGAGGAATATTAATGGATGTAAGAAAGGTAAAAGGAAGAGTCCACTGTACATGCGAATTActcaaaaaaatacaaaattctgTATCGATATTTGATGAAAAGAAGGTATTTAGTGGTCCATTGCTATATCGCTGCGTCATCACAACTCTTTTAAGATATTTTAGTTCAACCATGAAGGTGAAGAAATGTCTTGAGTTTTTGGTCATTGGATTGGTGGATTGTTTTCAGAAACTTACAGCGGAGGGAAATGAGATGAGGCCATGGCCTTGAGAAAACGTTTGGAGTGAGTGCGTAGTCATGGTTGAACTTTGTAGGTTATTGTGATTCTCTTCTACAATTTGTTAAACTCCAATTGAATAGTTGACTCTTCTTTGCTAATTGGGTAATGATACTGACGAATGCAAGggtaattttcaaaatttttatctattttttctttattaggaAAAGAAAACGTACTTAGTATTAAAAAGATGAATTTTCATAATGAGCCGAAGAGGGATTAGGATCCTCTGCTGAGCCCTTATCACTCAGGTCTTGCCTATAGCTACTTGGGTGATCGATACATGTCCAAGCGCTGATCCAACGATTGTACTTCTATCGATCAGAACAGAGATGTCATGCCCATAGCCATAGGATCAGCATTTTGGCACATGTCGACGGCCCATGTAACTATGGGCAGACCTGGCACGATTAGCGCTCAGGAAAAGAGCTGGATCCCTTGGAGGGATCTTTAAATCATAAATCCATGTCATAACATTATGGATCACtagcatggttctaaaactcggattGAATCGAATCGATCCAAATAAGGTataaagtaggggtgtcaaaaaactCCGATCAAACCGAACCCGCCCTAACCcaccctgagcccgaacagggctgagactgagatttcagcccatagtgtgggctagggttgagaatttTAAGGCCGAGCCGAGTTGGGTTcggcctgggttgaggtctcaacccaacccaacccaactctacTGATCCGAACCCTatatattaagtatataataacataaatatgttaataattataaatggatACTTATTGAAAAGATCTGTAAAAAGTCTTTTGTTTTCTAcaaattacatatatatatatatatagcatatatatatatatatatatatatgaaaattttggtCTTTGGCCATTACAATGCATGGAGATCAAATGATCAAGTAATCAATAGTACTGGGCTAGGCTAAGCTAGATTGGACATGGGCTGAGACATCCCAACCTGACCTAGGATTGAGCTGAGCTGGGGGTTGAGCTAAGAAATCTTAGGGTTGAGCTATGGTTTTAAAAAACTCAGCCCAATGGCCCAACCCGGGCCATTGAAACCCCTAATGTAAAGGtcaaaaaatgtaataaaaaagagattttcattaaaaataaataaagataaatctGTTCGATGCAAGCTGATCCAATCCATATCGGCTTTGACTcatcccaagttttagaaccgTCACTAAAGAAGGATtattttaccaaagaaaaaaactaaagaaGGGTTATAAATCCGGGTAGTGCGGCATTCCGGGATCGGATCGGATCCTTTCCAACGACCCTTTCAACTAAAACAGCCTACCATTAATGATTCTGACTTTCCACGTGTCGTTAACAATCCACCGGTCAATAATGACCATAActaaaaatcctaattccatcCTATCCGGAATAActgaaaccaaaaacccaatcCAAACCCGCAGTTGAAAATCGAAGCTTccctccctcttccttcttccttcgcgTTCTTCTATTCCGATTTCGTTCAACGAGGAAAATCCTATCCGGGTTGAAGGTTTTGAAGGTTCAAACTCTATAGCTTCGCAATTTTTCGATTTCGTTCTCCATACGAATTAGGCTACGAAAACAAGGTATATTAAAACAAATTTAGGGTTTGCAAGaatttttccattttgaatACATAATTATTAAACACCACACCTTCTCCGCTTTCTCCATCACCATCTGGGTATGAATTACATTTTTTGGTTCTTGTTCTTCCTTGGAATCTGGAATTTGCATTGATTTAGTTTTAATTATGTTGGTGTACCGTCTTAGTTTAATCGAGGGAGTAGGGGTGCAGCGCCGCGCCACAACAGGCAGGACGGCGATCCCGACACACCATcccaatatttttatttaaaggaAGTTTTATACTAGGAAAAAACGACATTATGAAGCCAATAAGTTACCGGTAACTGTTCAAGCTTCAAACCGTTCCCTACATCGGAAGAAATGCCGCAAAACAAAGACGAGCTTCCCGCCATTCGCGTCTATACAGTCTGTGACGAATCAAGGTTTGCTTTTGATCCTTTTCCCTCCTTGGCTTCTCACTTTGAGAATTCGTGTTGAAATCGAGTCGAACTGGATTGAAGTAGCGGAATCAACGGTTCGAACTCTTGTGACCACACTAACCCTAATGCTCTCTTTCCTTGTTTAGTCTTTTTCGTTTCTCATATTCTAGTCCTGGCGAACAACACATAATCTTCTGTTCAATACCTCATTGACTTAACACTAGCCagttccttttattttttttatttattattatttttaaatctttGGCAGGTACTTGATAGTCAGGAATGTACCAGCATTAGGATGTGGCGATGAGCTGTTGAAATTGTTCGGATCATATGGGGAGATAGAAGAGTGAGATTTTCTATTTGTGCCTTCTNNNNNNNNNNNNNNNNNNNNcccccccctcccccctctttctcCTGGTCATGGTTATAGAAGTAGAAGTTCTTCCTATTTATATAAGTTATGGCTTATTGTTACAACAGTAATGGCACCAAATGCCATCTAGGGTTTCAATTGCTCAAATATTTTTCATAGTCATGTCATTCTTAAACTTAATTTCATTGATTATGCCTTTGTTAATTATATTCTGTTGAGAAGGTAGTGTCATTTGGTATTGGAACTGGCCTGATATGATAACGTGCGATTTTGATGTTTTAACTCCTATTGTTGATGCTGTGCAAGTGTGCCTTGCATCTAGAGATGACTACACTAACTCCTATTGTTGATGGTGTGCAAGTGTGCCTTGCATCTAGAGATAACTACATCTCATGTTGCATTTGTTAAGTGAGAAAAAGATATCTCACAATTCTGCATTTTATTTACTTCAACGAGGAAGTGTTTGAACTTAATGGGTCAAACTTCCCTTGGTGGTTCCCCTCTAGATGATCAATGTAAGTATCCTGTCTTCTAAACACTTGCAGTTCTAGATGATCAATGTAAGTATCCTGTCTTCTAAACACTTGCAGTCCTAGATGCCTAAGATGATCCAGCGAGCAACCATCAATATAGATGAGCTTGATGACACCCTTAGGAGTTGGGAATAAATTTGA
Protein-coding sequences here:
- the LOC122075566 gene encoding phosphoenolpyruvate/phosphate translocator 1, chloroplastic-like isoform X1, which translates into the protein MYSGLFLLPFLHPLIFLSVGCKGSQTGEKMESSAFALSPTTQFLNTRKLINRRSYFKFNPISLSSSKKSLDLNPIHGDSGLADHRSSPLCSSSCFRNWISAPPFVSNRKKKDFQVEAISVPESAGESGESAKSSSLIKTLEIGLLFGMWTLFNIYFNIYNKQVLKVYPFPVTVSTFQFFTGTVLVILMWAFNLHNRPKISRSQLVAIIPLAMVHSLGNLFTNMSLGKVAVSFTHTIKAMEPFFSVLLSVLFLGEIPSAWVVVSLLPIVGGVALASLTEASFNWAGFWSAMASNLTNQSRNVLSKKVMVKKEESMDNITLFSIITIMSFIMCLPLTLLMEGVKFTPAYMQAAGLNVKEVCLRSLLAALCYHAYQQVSYMILQRVSPVTHSVGNCVKRVVVIVTSVLFFQTPVSPINSLGTGVALAGVFLYSRVKRIKPKQKAA
- the LOC122075566 gene encoding phosphoenolpyruvate/phosphate translocator 1, chloroplastic-like isoform X3, which produces MQSSKFSLSPTTPFLNTKRLTNRSSYLRFNPVSLSSSKKSLDLNPIHGDTGSSANRSSPLCSSSPFRSWISAPPLVSDRGKNEFQVEATSIPESAGGSARSSSLNQTLELGLLFGFWYLFNIYFNIYNKQVLKVYPFPVTVSTFQFFTGTVLVILMWAFNLHNRPKISRSQLVAIIPLAMVHSLGNLFTNMSLGKVAVSFTHTIKAMEPFFSVLLSVLFLGEIPSAWVVVSLLPIVGGVALASLTEASFNWAGFWSAMASNLTNQSRNVLSKKVMVKKEESMDNITLFSIITIMSFIMCLPLTLLMEGVKFTPAYMQAAGLNVKEVCLRSLLAALCYHAYQQVSYMILQRVSPVTHSVGNCVKRVVVIVTSVLFFQTPVSPINSLGTGVALAGVFLYSRVKRIKPKQKAA
- the LOC122075566 gene encoding phosphoenolpyruvate/phosphate translocator 1, chloroplastic-like isoform X2, with the translated sequence MESSAFALSPTTQFLNTRKLINRRSYFKFNPISLSSSKKSLDLNPIHGDSGLADHRSSPLCSSSCFRNWISAPPFVSNRKKKDFQVEAISVPESAGESGESAKSSSLIKTLEIGLLFGMWTLFNIYFNIYNKQVLKVYPFPVTVSTFQFFTGTVLVILMWAFNLHNRPKISRSQLVAIIPLAMVHSLGNLFTNMSLGKVAVSFTHTIKAMEPFFSVLLSVLFLGEIPSAWVVVSLLPIVGGVALASLTEASFNWAGFWSAMASNLTNQSRNVLSKKVMVKKEESMDNITLFSIITIMSFIMCLPLTLLMEGVKFTPAYMQAAGLNVKEVCLRSLLAALCYHAYQQVSYMILQRVSPVTHSVGNCVKRVVVIVTSVLFFQTPVSPINSLGTGVALAGVFLYSRVKRIKPKQKAA